In the genome of Chloroflexota bacterium, one region contains:
- a CDS encoding NAD(P)/FAD-dependent oxidoreductase — protein MIMSDGKLDFDAIVIGAGISGLYLLYRLRELGLRVRVFEKGTGVGGTWYWNRYPGARFDSESYSYAYSFSQELLDEWNWSEHFAGQPEILRYLQHVADKFDLRRDIQFSSAIESAHYDDDARCWDIGIADGSHYKSRFLVTGLGNLSHPVMPKIDGIDSFKGQSFHTSRWPHSPVDYAGKRVGIIGTGASGVQVIQTISQSVGHLTVFQRRPNWCAPLNNGRIPPDEMDEIRAGYDELFDRCSQTRAGFVHTADQRNTFDVPEKERYEFWEELYAGRGFGIWQGNFKDILTDVKANKAISDFIADKIRGRVNDPVVAEKLIPKDHGFGTRRVPLETHYFESYNRENVELIDINETPIACITEHGIATTDRSYEFDIIIYATGFDAVFGAYNAIDIRGVGGRSLKEQWYEQLATFLGMQTHNFPNMFMVMGPHAIQGNNPRNIEYNAEWIAGVIRHMTERGYTRAEPSLESQAAWYDYVVEQGKDLLMRQIDSWMTGVNRNLEGREKRRVVQYTGTMQTFRTRCAEVAESGYRELNLK, from the coding sequence ATGATTATGTCAGATGGGAAACTCGACTTTGACGCGATTGTGATAGGCGCGGGCATTTCGGGCTTGTACTTGCTGTACCGGCTGCGAGAGTTGGGCTTGCGCGTGCGCGTGTTCGAGAAGGGCACGGGCGTGGGCGGCACATGGTACTGGAATCGCTACCCTGGCGCGCGCTTCGACTCGGAGAGTTACTCCTACGCCTATTCTTTCTCTCAGGAGCTGCTGGACGAATGGAACTGGTCGGAGCACTTTGCGGGGCAGCCGGAGATTCTGCGCTACTTGCAGCATGTCGCTGACAAGTTCGACCTGCGCCGAGACATCCAGTTTTCCAGCGCCATCGAGTCCGCGCACTACGACGATGACGCGCGCTGCTGGGACATCGGCATTGCTGACGGCAGCCACTACAAGAGCCGCTTTCTGGTAACCGGCCTCGGCAACCTGTCGCATCCCGTCATGCCCAAGATAGACGGCATCGATTCATTCAAGGGGCAGTCGTTCCACACCTCGCGCTGGCCACATTCGCCGGTGGACTACGCCGGCAAGCGCGTGGGGATAATCGGCACCGGCGCGTCCGGCGTGCAAGTGATTCAGACAATTTCGCAGAGCGTCGGGCATCTGACGGTATTCCAGCGCAGACCGAACTGGTGCGCGCCGCTGAACAACGGGCGCATTCCGCCCGACGAAATGGACGAAATCCGCGCGGGCTACGACGAGCTGTTCGACCGATGCTCGCAGACTCGCGCCGGCTTCGTTCACACTGCCGACCAGCGCAACACATTCGATGTGCCGGAAAAAGAGCGCTACGAGTTTTGGGAAGAGTTGTACGCCGGGCGCGGTTTTGGCATCTGGCAGGGCAATTTCAAGGACATCCTGACCGACGTGAAGGCGAACAAGGCAATATCCGATTTCATCGCGGACAAGATACGCGGCAGGGTCAACGATCCCGTCGTCGCGGAAAAGCTCATCCCCAAAGACCACGGCTTCGGAACGCGGCGCGTGCCGCTTGAGACGCACTACTTCGAGTCGTACAACCGCGAGAATGTCGAACTCATCGACATCAACGAGACGCCGATAGCCTGTATCACCGAGCACGGCATCGCAACGACGGACAGGTCGTATGAGTTTGACATCATCATATACGCGACGGGTTTCGACGCGGTGTTCGGCGCATACAATGCGATAGACATTCGCGGCGTGGGCGGTCGCAGCCTAAAGGAGCAGTGGTACGAGCAGCTGGCGACATTCTTGGGCATGCAGACGCACAACTTCCCGAATATGTTCATGGTGATGGGACCGCACGCGATACAGGGCAATAATCCGCGCAACATCGAGTACAACGCGGAGTGGATAGCGGGCGTCATACGGCACATGACCGAGCGCGGTTACACCCGCGCCGAGCCAAGCCTGGAATCGCAAGCAGCTTGGTACGATTACGTCGTGGAGCAAGGCAAAGACCTGCTGATGCGCCAAATAGACTCATGGATGACCGGCGTAAACCGCAACCTAGAGGGCAGAGAGAAGCGCCGGGTAGTCCAATACACAGGCACCATGCAGACCTTCCGCACCCGCTGCGCGGAAGTTGCAGAAAGTGGGTACAGGGAGCTGAACCTCAAATAG
- a CDS encoding LLM class flavin-dependent oxidoreductase — MTLFAFGRSMWVLSAKTVRHYSVKTGGISNRMDYGIGIPSYIDAWREVKAAEDAGFTHAWFFDSQLIYSDVWATMALAAQFTSRIKLGTLVAIPSNRLAPVTAAAAASINKIAPGRVIVGLGTGYTGRNTMGLPALTMDAFEEYARQVKGLLNGEDVLLREGSRERWIRLIHAKSNSGRDEFFNIEDHIPVMLAANGPRGQKITGEISDGWIMTARSASVPDGLPRVIAAAEATGNNFDRFGGEGAKPYVTVLTTSCVFRDGESLTSERVVRNVGPTLLPGIHAMWERDFGPGSNLGMSNPGLAQEYDRYIREYGESRPAPTPDDRRYLDVHEGHYVYLKDGEERFVSPEMVGRTLTGTADEICEKLDDLEAIGVNNVALAAIDRQAARDLIADFGEQVIRCRQ, encoded by the coding sequence TTGACACTTTTCGCCTTCGGCCGTAGCATGTGGGTGCTGTCGGCAAAGACTGTCCGACACTACAGTGTGAAAACTGGGGGCATATCGAACCGGATGGATTACGGAATAGGCATACCGTCGTATATCGACGCCTGGCGTGAGGTGAAGGCGGCGGAAGACGCGGGATTCACACACGCTTGGTTCTTCGATTCCCAGCTCATCTACTCGGATGTTTGGGCGACGATGGCGCTGGCTGCGCAGTTTACATCGCGCATCAAGCTGGGCACGCTGGTCGCGATTCCCAGCAACAGGCTTGCGCCGGTTACCGCGGCGGCAGCGGCATCCATCAATAAGATCGCGCCCGGAAGGGTCATCGTCGGGCTTGGCACCGGCTACACGGGTAGGAACACGATGGGTCTGCCCGCGCTGACGATGGACGCATTCGAGGAATACGCGCGACAGGTCAAGGGATTGCTCAACGGCGAGGATGTGCTGCTGCGCGAAGGCAGCCGCGAGCGGTGGATACGGCTGATACACGCCAAGTCCAACTCCGGACGCGACGAATTTTTCAATATCGAAGACCACATACCTGTGATGCTCGCCGCAAATGGGCCGCGCGGGCAGAAGATAACGGGCGAAATATCCGACGGCTGGATTATGACCGCGCGAAGCGCGTCCGTACCCGACGGTCTGCCCCGCGTGATAGCGGCGGCGGAAGCGACCGGCAACAATTTCGATCGGTTCGGGGGCGAAGGCGCAAAGCCGTATGTTACCGTGCTCACAACCTCGTGCGTCTTTAGGGATGGAGAGTCTCTGACAAGCGAGCGCGTTGTCAGGAATGTCGGACCGACGCTGCTTCCGGGCATCCACGCGATGTGGGAACGCGACTTTGGACCGGGCTCGAACCTCGGCATGAGCAATCCCGGACTGGCGCAGGAATACGACCGGTACATCCGCGAATATGGCGAGAGCCGCCCTGCCCCCACGCCGGACGATAGGCGATACCTCGATGTCCACGAAGGGCATTATGTGTACCTGAAGGACGGCGAAGAGCGCTTCGTCTCGCCCGAAATGGTCGGCCGCACGCTGACCGGCACTGCGGACGAAATATGCGAGAAGTTAGACGACCTAGAGGCGATCGGCGTCAACAACGTGGCGCTCGCCGCGATTGACCGTCAGGCGGCGCGCGACCTTATCGCAGACTTCGGCGAGCAGGTTATCCGGTGCCGGCAATGA
- a CDS encoding sulfatase-like hydrolase/transferase: protein MTDKQPNIILIMSDDLGYEVIGANGGTSYATPRLDRMVEEGMRFTEAHVMPLCTPSRLALMTGKYNFRNYIGFGLIKPDEVTFGHLFSDAGYNTCIAGKWQLYSYNPPDESPEMRNKGQQIEDAGFDEFSVWHAHHTEDKGSRYKNPIIYENGEYRDDTEGKYGEDIFCDYIIDYIGRKKDDDKPFFAYWPMAATHKPHEPTPDSPEWDDFDPPSNRTLGGKTWAEIEDGSWDDDPRFYKDMVEYHDKVIGRLLDYLDEQGLSENTLVIYLGDNGTPDDVCSMVFEHNEICGGKGKTNDRGTHVPLICRQPGTIPAGSVNRDMVEATDYLPTMMEAAGLEFPDDYFIDGKSFYQQLTGHKGDPREWMFFHFEPMNARSSVAARRIRFVRDDHWKLYETGEMHNMWTDLDENYPIYQADDTEEMAEARTRLMPIFTELQ from the coding sequence ATGACAGACAAGCAGCCCAACATAATCCTGATAATGTCCGACGACCTTGGCTATGAGGTCATCGGCGCAAACGGCGGTACTTCGTACGCCACGCCGCGTCTCGACCGCATGGTGGAGGAAGGCATGCGATTCACGGAGGCACACGTGATGCCGCTTTGCACGCCTTCCCGTCTAGCTCTTATGACGGGCAAGTACAACTTCCGCAACTACATCGGCTTCGGGCTGATTAAGCCCGACGAGGTAACATTCGGACACCTATTCTCGGACGCCGGCTACAACACCTGCATCGCCGGCAAGTGGCAGTTGTACTCGTACAATCCGCCCGACGAATCGCCCGAGATGCGCAACAAGGGTCAGCAGATCGAAGACGCCGGATTCGACGAGTTTTCCGTCTGGCACGCGCACCACACTGAGGACAAGGGTTCGCGCTACAAGAACCCGATTATCTACGAAAACGGCGAGTACCGCGATGACACCGAAGGCAAGTACGGTGAGGACATATTCTGCGACTACATCATCGACTACATCGGGCGCAAGAAGGACGATGATAAGCCGTTCTTCGCTTACTGGCCAATGGCGGCGACGCACAAGCCCCACGAACCAACGCCGGACAGCCCGGAATGGGACGATTTCGACCCGCCGTCCAACCGGACACTCGGCGGCAAGACTTGGGCAGAAATCGAAGACGGCTCGTGGGACGACGACCCTCGCTTCTACAAGGACATGGTAGAGTACCACGACAAGGTCATAGGGCGGCTGCTGGACTACCTAGACGAGCAGGGACTCAGCGAAAACACGCTAGTGATTTATCTGGGCGACAACGGCACTCCTGACGATGTGTGCTCCATGGTGTTCGAGCACAACGAGATTTGCGGCGGCAAGGGCAAGACGAACGATCGTGGCACGCACGTACCGCTCATCTGCCGCCAGCCCGGCACGATTCCCGCAGGCTCGGTTAACAGGGACATGGTAGAGGCAACGGACTACTTGCCTACGATGATGGAAGCAGCGGGCTTAGAGTTTCCTGATGATTACTTCATTGACGGCAAGTCGTTCTATCAGCAGCTGACGGGACATAAGGGCGATCCGCGCGAGTGGATGTTCTTCCACTTCGAGCCAATGAACGCCCGATCAAGCGTCGCCGCGCGCCGCATCCGCTTCGTCCGCGACGACCATTGGAAGCTCTACGAGACTGGCGAAATGCACAACATGTGGACAGACTTGGACGAAAATTATCCCATCTACCAGGCAGATGATACAGAGGAAATGGCGGAAGCCAGGACGAGACTCATGCCAATCTTCACCGAGTTGCAGTAG
- a CDS encoding class I SAM-dependent methyltransferase: MVFVPRAQIIDSASQKARYLQHNNEVDDPAYREFLGRMYYALRPHLNTGDCGLDYGSGPGPALQHMILEDGFDAHAYDIFFYPDTAVLNRSYDFITCTETVEHFTDPRTELQRFDVLLRPGGWLGVMTGMLDSWDDFPSWYYHRDPTHVNFFSRETMSWVAAWQGWDAHYPRENVVLFKKPE; encoded by the coding sequence ATGGTTTTCGTGCCGCGCGCGCAAATCATAGACTCTGCCTCGCAGAAGGCGCGTTACCTGCAACACAACAACGAAGTGGACGACCCAGCTTACCGCGAGTTCCTCGGCAGGATGTACTACGCGCTCCGCCCGCACTTGAACACCGGCGATTGCGGGCTCGACTACGGCAGCGGACCCGGACCCGCGCTGCAACATATGATACTTGAAGATGGGTTCGATGCGCATGCCTATGACATATTCTTCTACCCGGACACGGCTGTTCTGAATCGTTCTTACGACTTCATCACCTGCACCGAAACGGTTGAGCACTTCACCGATCCACGCACGGAGTTGCAGCGATTCGACGTTCTGCTGCGTCCCGGCGGATGGCTTGGCGTGATGACAGGCATGCTTGATAGCTGGGACGACTTCCCATCGTGGTACTACCATCGCGATCCAACGCACGTAAACTTCTTCAGCCGCGAAACTATGAGCTGGGTGGCGGCGTGGCAAGGCTGGGACGCACACTACCCGCGTGAGAATGTTGTGCTATTCAAAAAGCCTGAGTGA
- a CDS encoding VOC family protein yields the protein MAKPKQLGHLVLRVRDLEASEQWYSEVLGLHTTNKRPGSMIFMSAKEGSSHELALVSVGPDAPGPEESRVGLYHFAWEMESLEDLQELYAHMKAKDVNIGGIGDHGISLGVYLFDPDGNEIEVYYEMSEEHWPEDSDLFSGEFPGKLEPEEVAI from the coding sequence ATGGCAAAGCCAAAGCAGCTAGGACACTTGGTGCTGCGTGTGCGCGACCTAGAGGCATCCGAGCAGTGGTACTCGGAGGTACTAGGCTTGCACACGACGAACAAGCGCCCCGGCAGCATGATATTTATGAGCGCGAAGGAAGGCTCGTCGCACGAACTCGCGCTGGTGAGCGTGGGGCCGGATGCGCCCGGACCGGAAGAGTCGCGCGTTGGCTTATACCACTTCGCGTGGGAAATGGAGTCGCTCGAAGACCTGCAGGAACTCTACGCCCACATGAAGGCGAAGGACGTGAATATCGGCGGCATCGGCGACCACGGAATCTCGCTCGGCGTTTATCTCTTCGACCCGGACGGCAACGAGATTGAGGTCTATTACGAGATGTCCGAAGAGCACTGGCCCGAAGACAGCGACCTATTCTCCGGCGAGTTCCCCGGCAAGCTCGAACCCGAAGAAGTCGCGATCTAG
- the thiL gene encoding thiamine-phosphate kinase: protein MLVRDLGEFDLIDRLAAAIAEDNEHRIRELGATGFEALRSIGDDAAAWRHPAGVTVFTTDTMVEGVHFDLRYTGWRDLGWKCLATNISDIAAMGCVPSCATITLGLRGDIPVGGLLEMYRGMMDLTAICGGAVVGGDIVKSPAFFISVALEGVSQSGDAKELLLRDNAKPGDHIAVTGMLGASAAGLKLLTEGADPAGLATYAYLTAAHNRPMPRVAESIALTGLGVRCAMDISDGLVDDLGKLCRASGVGAQVHASRIPADERLISTFPASWLDLALGGGEDYELLVAAPADVMRDALQSMDTPLTVIGEVVERGQGIMVLDDNGQPMQVHSGGWDHFRVE, encoded by the coding sequence ATGCTTGTAAGAGATTTAGGCGAGTTCGATCTCATTGACAGGCTCGCGGCGGCGATTGCCGAAGACAACGAACATCGCATACGCGAACTTGGCGCAACGGGATTCGAGGCACTGCGTTCCATCGGCGATGACGCGGCGGCTTGGCGTCACCCTGCGGGCGTAACCGTCTTCACCACAGACACGATGGTCGAAGGCGTGCATTTTGACCTGCGCTATACCGGGTGGCGCGATCTCGGTTGGAAGTGCCTTGCAACCAACATCAGCGACATCGCGGCGATGGGCTGCGTTCCGTCCTGCGCCACAATAACGCTGGGGCTGCGCGGCGATATTCCAGTCGGTGGCTTGCTTGAGATGTATCGCGGCATGATGGATTTGACCGCGATATGCGGCGGTGCCGTAGTTGGCGGCGACATTGTTAAGTCTCCGGCGTTCTTCATATCAGTCGCGCTTGAAGGCGTCTCGCAGTCCGGCGATGCAAAAGAACTGCTGCTGCGAGATAATGCCAAGCCCGGCGACCATATTGCGGTAACCGGCATGCTTGGCGCGTCCGCAGCCGGTCTCAAACTGCTTACGGAAGGCGCGGACCCGGCAGGTCTCGCAACCTACGCTTATTTGACGGCGGCACACAATCGGCCAATGCCGCGAGTTGCCGAGAGTATTGCGCTCACAGGGCTTGGCGTTCGCTGTGCGATGGATATTAGCGACGGTCTCGTCGACGACCTGGGCAAGCTTTGCCGTGCAAGTGGTGTTGGCGCGCAAGTCCACGCATCGCGCATCCCTGCCGACGAACGCCTAATATCTACTTTTCCCGCAAGTTGGCTAGATCTCGCGCTCGGCGGCGGGGAAGATTACGAACTGCTGGTAGCCGCACCAGCCGATGTGATGCGGGATGCCTTACAATCGATGGACACGCCGCTAACGGTTATCGGCGAAGTCGTGGAAAGAGGGCAGGGGATAATGGTGCTCGACGACAACGGGCAGCCGATGCAAGTGCATTCGGGCGGCTGGGACCACTTCCGCGTCGAGTAA
- a CDS encoding aldo/keto reductase, whose amino-acid sequence MDKRQLGKGGPEVSAIAFGAWPIGGGLGNVPEQQGIAAVEAAIEVGMTFIDTAEGYQSSETVVGKAIAGRRDEVFLATKLSGSDHSAAHMARAFENSLRALGTDYIDLYQIHSPSPAWPIVETMENMLALQVTGKVRYIGVSNFSPEQTAEAMQSGTIHSSQPRYNLMWRNLEDDVLPYCLQNGIGVIPHSVLSKGVLGGKHKPGHRFAQDDERRLFNFFRGDAFEQAYAVAQRLDEWARDNGRDIVQLAIAWVLANPAVSSALVGAKSPEQVHHNAKAADWHLTPADLQEIETLMGGFRMPWVKDDA is encoded by the coding sequence TTGGATAAGCGACAACTCGGCAAAGGCGGTCCCGAAGTTTCTGCGATAGCCTTTGGCGCGTGGCCTATCGGCGGCGGACTTGGCAATGTACCGGAGCAGCAGGGCATTGCCGCCGTGGAAGCGGCGATCGAAGTCGGCATGACATTCATCGACACGGCGGAAGGATACCAAAGCAGCGAGACCGTCGTGGGCAAGGCGATTGCGGGCAGACGAGACGAAGTGTTTCTTGCGACGAAGCTGTCCGGCAGCGACCACTCCGCCGCGCACATGGCAAGGGCGTTTGAGAATAGTCTGCGCGCGCTCGGCACAGATTACATCGATCTGTATCAGATACACAGTCCGTCGCCCGCCTGGCCCATCGTCGAGACAATGGAGAACATGCTCGCGTTGCAAGTGACCGGCAAGGTTCGCTATATCGGCGTGTCGAACTTTTCGCCGGAGCAGACGGCGGAGGCGATGCAGTCCGGCACAATCCACAGCTCGCAGCCACGCTACAACCTGATGTGGCGCAATCTCGAAGACGATGTGCTGCCATATTGTCTGCAAAACGGAATCGGCGTAATACCGCACTCGGTGCTGTCCAAGGGTGTGCTTGGCGGCAAGCACAAGCCGGGCCATCGGTTCGCGCAAGACGACGAGCGCCGGCTGTTCAATTTCTTCCGCGGCGATGCGTTTGAGCAAGCGTATGCGGTGGCACAGCGCCTAGACGAATGGGCGCGCGACAACGGCAGGGACATCGTGCAGCTTGCAATCGCGTGGGTACTCGCGAATCCGGCAGTGTCGTCCGCGCTCGTGGGCGCAAAATCGCCGGAGCAGGTCCATCACAACGCGAAGGCGGCAGACTGGCACTTGACGCCCGCGGACTTGCAGGAAATTGAGACGCTGATGGGCGGATTCCGCATGCCTTGGGTCAAGGACGATGCATAG
- the nhaA gene encoding Na+/H+ antiporter NhaA produces the protein MNLRTAPPIERLTIPVQRFMHNEVSAGMMLLIAAIAALALANSPLKDAFARMWETHLIIGLSDFHYDMSIHHWINDGLMAVFFFVIGLEIKRALVLGELASVRRAALPIAAALGGMIVPATIYLILNPSGEAARGWGVPMATDIAFSLGVLALLGSRAPLSLKVFLTAFAVVDDIGAIMVIAIFFTDTINWMSLAVGVGMLLFIVALNSIGVRNTLVYALLSVVIWVSFFESGIHATVSGVLIAMTIPMTVRMNSADFVARGRRLLVIFERDAPEALRRGDFALTTVQQRGALQELEEASKEVESPLQRLEHLLHPWVAFVIMPVFAFANAGVTLDGDIGMAFSSPLTIGIILGLLIGKPLGIVLFAWIAVKAGLAALPHYVSWVQITGVGLLGGIGFTMAIFISSLAFSDAGLVTQSKLAIFVASIMTGILGYVFLRFTRQIESRLE, from the coding sequence ATGAATCTCCGCACAGCCCCACCAATTGAGAGACTGACAATCCCCGTACAGCGCTTCATGCATAATGAAGTGTCCGCCGGCATGATGCTGCTGATTGCCGCCATCGCCGCGCTTGCGCTCGCAAATTCGCCGCTAAAGGACGCGTTCGCACGGATGTGGGAAACGCACTTAATCATCGGTCTGTCTGACTTCCATTACGACATGTCGATCCATCACTGGATAAACGATGGCCTGATGGCGGTGTTCTTCTTCGTTATCGGGTTGGAAATCAAGCGGGCATTAGTGCTCGGCGAACTCGCGTCGGTGCGCCGCGCCGCTCTACCAATCGCAGCGGCACTCGGCGGCATGATTGTTCCCGCCACGATATACCTGATCCTCAACCCAAGTGGAGAAGCCGCACGAGGTTGGGGTGTGCCGATGGCGACCGACATCGCGTTCTCGCTTGGCGTATTGGCGTTGCTCGGATCTCGCGCTCCACTTTCGTTGAAGGTATTCCTGACGGCGTTCGCAGTCGTCGACGACATTGGCGCCATAATGGTCATCGCCATATTCTTCACTGATACGATAAACTGGATGAGCCTTGCCGTTGGCGTCGGGATGCTGCTGTTCATTGTCGCGCTGAACTCTATCGGCGTGCGCAATACGCTGGTGTACGCGCTGCTGAGTGTGGTGATATGGGTGTCGTTCTTTGAGTCCGGAATTCACGCGACAGTGTCCGGCGTGCTGATAGCCATGACGATACCGATGACTGTGCGCATGAATTCGGCGGATTTCGTGGCGCGTGGCAGACGGCTGCTGGTCATATTCGAGAGGGATGCGCCTGAAGCCTTGAGACGAGGCGACTTCGCGCTGACCACGGTGCAGCAACGCGGAGCGCTCCAAGAACTTGAAGAGGCATCGAAAGAAGTTGAATCGCCACTGCAGCGCCTCGAGCACCTGCTCCATCCATGGGTGGCGTTCGTCATCATGCCCGTCTTCGCGTTCGCGAACGCAGGCGTGACGCTCGACGGGGACATCGGCATGGCATTCTCATCGCCGCTAACCATCGGCATAATTCTGGGGCTGCTGATTGGTAAGCCGCTGGGCATCGTCTTGTTCGCGTGGATTGCCGTCAAGGCTGGGTTAGCTGCGCTGCCACATTACGTTAGCTGGGTGCAGATTACGGGTGTAGGTCTGCTAGGCGGCATCGGATTCACGATGGCGATTTTCATCAGCAGTCTGGCGTTCAGCGATGCAGGGTTGGTTACGCAATCGAAGTTGGCGATATTCGTCGCGTCAATAATGACGGGAATCCTGGGATATGTCTTCCTGCGGTTCACGCGGCAAATAGAGAGTCGATTGGAGTAA